The genomic region TGTTAACGTGATTGAGGTCCAACAAAAGAGGCTATggtataaatatattatGCCATGGAAATTATCGAGCACGATTTCTGTTATTCTCATGAGAATATTTACTCTTCGTTTCCCCAAGAACGTCTACTTGCTCTTCAATAATCTGAAACAGCTCCTCCGAGATCACCGGCGAATCCCACACAATGCTGACACCACGAGTCATctctcaccaccaccacaaaaGTCCCGGGCAACCAGGATTACGCTCCCACGGGATGAAAGGGTACGGCACAATTATTATTCACGACGATTCAGCCAAACCAGAGAGTTCGCTAGATCGATCACCAGTTCAAACACGTGAGCCATCTGAATCTTTAGACTTGTAAGTTTTACTCTATTAGGAATCTATAGCAATCTTTTTGAACAAACCCCCAGAACTTCTATAAACAGGTGTCTAAAAATCTTTAATCTGGCGCATCACTACCTTTAATGCCCGGACGCATCTTATGTCGTCATGGTTTCCGTCTCTATCTTCTCCCAGCTGTATCGCCGCATTAAGCAGAGACTGACTGTGCTGACTCCCGAATAACCCCAATTCTCCATCTTTAGTGTCTTTAGCTCTAGAAGATACTCTATAATGCTCTGGCAGGCCCATGAGCTGTTCAATTTGGTGTAGCTGGTGCTCGATGAGGTGAACGAGCAGATTTCCAGATAATGTTTCATTGGGAGGAATAGGAAGACCTCCGATGTAAAGAGTCAATGGGGATGATTGATATGAGCCAATTGACGTCTTAGAGGTGCTGAGGAGGTAGTCGAACACTTTTGAGAATATGATACCATAGATTGAAACAATTTGTATGTAGCACGAAAGTGCAATGAGAAGCTGTGTTGTGCGTAAACGCGGTGGCACTGCTGGCGTGTACGAAAATGATGAGGGCGTATGCTCAGCAGATGCGGGGGCGCGAAGGCCAGACAAGAGCCTCTCGAGCTCAGTGCAAGCTTGTGATACCTGGACTAGAGGATGGGACTCGCAGTTTTCAAAATCTTGACCAATACCCTGATGGGCCAAGGAAAGGTTCAGGGTACCCTTTACGTCCCATGGCGACGATCTGATGGAGTAGAGCTGGGCAGACAATTTCGAATGCAGCCTTGACAGAAGTAGCTCAACATGATCGCTTCTTATGGGTAAGGCAGAGTCCATGGAACTGGTACTCGGTAGGCTGTTGAACTGGTACGACGTTGTCGATTGGATGGTGCTAGGGTCCACTGTCTGTGCCTGTGCAACGCTGTGTTGGCTCGTCGATTGGGACGACAGGGGGGAGATGTCGACGAGGATATTGTCATTGACGATGAAATCGGAATGTTGCATCCCAATGCTGTCCAAGATGTTGTCCAGCGACAAATCATACTCAAAGTTCatcatgctgttgatgtcTGTGCCACCGGCTGAGGGTGAAGAGTCTGTGGTGTGTGTGACGACGAGCTGGTATCACCTTGCTCAACTGAAACGGTTGGCTGCACCTGTCTTGAGGGGGGACGACCTGTTGGACGTGCTTTGCTGGTGACACATTCGATGCCAGATTTGAGGCATCTAAGACATGCGTCTGTTGAGTGACCTGAATCTCGGTGACATCGCAGCTTCTGTGCGCGGCAGCGATCACATGCCGAGCGCTTCCAAGGTGCTCTGTTAGAAAAGTCGCCAGCCATCTTTAGACCAAGTAAGCAGGTAGCAGTGTATGTCAAAGTGGGAGCagtaaaaagaaaggaaacCGTTATCCTGATGATCCCGGAAAAGACTGGAAAGAGATGGGGCATGGAGTATGTATAATATGTCAAAGaagtgagaagaagaaaagaaaactgGTGCTTCGGCTTTATTCTATATCTGATAGAATATCAGTCACCTCCATGCACTCAAGTCAGCGGCATCCCGCGTTTCTTGCAGGCGAAATCTCCCACGATGACGAAAAATCCTAGCAAATCAAACAATCCCCGTGTCCCGTGAAAgcggagagaagagaatccTTTAAACGGACAGGACATGCAGCCACAATTGCTAGGTCCAGGATGGGCCATAAGCTTTTGACGAGTTGCGTTCTTGCAGCTGTCATGGTACGTATAATTACGCAAGTGGCACACACCCATTGGAAGCCTTAACAAGCACGCGGGGTTGCGTTGCAAAAAAGAGAGTCGGCACCTGTTTAGCTTTGAACAACGTGCCCTCTGCATGCGTAATCTCAAGAACGAACGTTTTGAACCTTGACAAGGGTGAGGGCGTGAGATGTGGCGTGTTATCAAGGTTCCAGGGCGTGACTGTAGAGATCAAACGGCGCCTCAGCCTTACAGTCAAGACTTTTTTTTTGACACTAAAAAGAGTAAGCAAGATGAGCTACTGTAGTCTAAAGACGGGCTTGGATGCGAGTGATGTGCTTGTTTCAGACCCGGGCTTCCTCCGCCGATGCCGCACTCTCTCTCATTGTCTCTAGTCTCTGCAAGAGATTATAAGCGAGCAAATGCGGCTGCTGTAGTCAATCGACGCTGTTGACCCACTATAAAAAAGTAACCGAAATCCTTCTCAACTGCCTGAGAATTCCAACGCGATGCGATGCAAACCCTTTTGGCAGTTCAAGTGGATTCATCAGAAACGGTCCGGTTTCCgcactttttttttttttttttttctcgCTTCAGCAGGTCTTGGTGCTGTACCCGCTCACTTCTCATCAGCATATTTTGACACCTGTTGAGTCCTTTTTGATAGTTTAGTACAGTCATATTTGTCATGCTGACTGCAAAAGGCCCCCCACTTGTCTGAAATAAAACATCAACAGAGAACTCGCTCGCGAAATATGTTGCTCCGTTCACAGCTGAGCCGAAAGCTTATTCTGCGGACAAACCCTGCGTGTTCGCGGAGGAAACAAATATTCCGCGCACCGTGTCTCTAGCGTATAGTATGCAGTCCGTTTTTGGTGGTTGCCGCTTATAATGCACATAAGCAGCAAATGGATCATGAGGATAAACCTGGTAATGGCATATGGTGGAAACTCCCCTCGGTCGGGCTGTCACTGAAACTGAACTCCGCTCTCCACTGCGTTAAGTCCACGTCTGTTAATGATCCTCGCAAACGAGTCGGATTTCCCCAGATGATGTCCGCAGCGATCTGTCGCATCCACTCGTAACCGCTGAGGTTCTTCAAAGGTTCTTCACAACGCGGCCGCCCTTGGTCTCCAGCACCTGAGGCTTAATCTCCAGCCAGCAAGGATCACCAGCAAATGTCCTCACTGAACAAAGTTACGTGCATCTCCCACTAAAGTCTAGAGAGACTAGACTTGCGAGCCCGCGACTCGCCTAGATCCCTGCCCATCATAATATCAGAAAAGCTATGTAACCCTGTTGGGATGCAGGGGGGGGACTTGTACCGGGCGGCTGCGGCCCGTAAGTCGCTAGTCAGTAGCCCACGGCACACTGATCACTTGCCGGTCTAGCCGGAGCCCCTGAAGCTGCTTATGAGCGTCGCATTCCTAACCTTTTGAGGTGCCTGCACCAAGGGTCGTCCGATGCGCTACTGCAGATGAACACAAACAGGGTAGATGCTTTTGTCTTAATGACGGGGAAAGACACCGACACTGAGTTTCTTTTGAATAATTATTACATGTTGTTTTTCCACCTATCTACTTATCACAACTTTAAACGTGCATATGCTGTGTAGAGTCAGTGGGATAAACAGAGAACTGAGATATCTGATATAGTATTCTATTTCAGCTTACTTTGCCAAGGCAATTAACTAACCTCACCTGTCGATACCATGGGAGGAAGAACTGCTTTAGCTGtttataattctttagtCAACGGCTTCGAAAGGCTAGCTCGGTCAATGTCCGAAGAGTTTATAGCCTATACACAGCGCAAAATACAAGGGTTGATAACAGGCACTGAAGTCTCTTGATATTATCACATGTTGTTTTTGTTGGCCTGATTTGATTTTAGTATAGGAGCgacttatataagtaagaagTTTAATACAAGGTATGATTTCTATTTAACTAATTGTAcctataatataactaagaCAAAGCTTTATAGTAAGAATACCTTCCTCAAAGTTTGAACTGCCTCTACTGTTGTCCTAGTCTATGTCAATGTCAAGGTCCAAGTTCAAGTCTGCGAAACACTTCTATCCTCAATATTTAGCTCAACTTTACCCCGACCTCGACCTATCTCTCCATCGGGACACTCGAGTTGCAAAGGCACTCCATGGGAGCAAAGCCGGAGGACTCATATTCACAACCGGGCGTGCCGTGATGCCGTCTCGTGCTGGCTTCTCGACGACAAGCGATTCGCAGTACTCAGATTTGCAGTCATGACGACGGGAATATGAACACGGGCATTTGAGATAACAGCTCTTAACTAGCATAGTACTACCATAGTTTCTATCGTCAAGTCAGGTGAAGTTGTTGTGAGCTCAATTCGTGAGACGTGATTGGGGCCTTCAATCGACTGTATCTGTCAAACTAATGCACGAAAGTTATGCATTTCAGATATGTCGTGTATCCCAAGTTGCATTGGGCTTGACTCATGCTCAAACTCTAACATTGCGACTCTTCTCTCTGTAGAAGAGGAAACCCGTTGGTCCGTGAACCCAGCCTCAATCAGAACTCAATCTGTACGGGAGTCTGTGCGCTAGCGGGATACTGGTACGTGGCTTCGTGGGTACGGTACGACGGCATCCAGATGCAAATGCCGGCATAGAGCTCTTCGAAATGAGCCTCTACTCTGATGAGGCTTGACACTCACCGCTAGGGGGCTCCCGCGGGAAGTCCTTATTGGTTGTTGTTAGCATGCCTGTCCCAGTCGTCGTGACTCCCGGGGAGTAGGCCATCCGACCGAGATCTCCAAGCCTCGGCAGTCCTTGGAGATGTGCAATAATTACGACGCGGGATCGACGGATGAATGCAACTGACCTAGCCCTTGTTACTTCGGGCTACATAGTTACCGAATGCCTAAACCCTGTCGGCCCGACTCAGCCATTGGCAGAACATCCAGTAGATCTGATAATCAAGCAAACCGCAACATGATATAAGTTCGAggccttcttggcatacaGAATTCCAGGGACTACGTGTGGACCTTGTGTTAAGCGAACTGAACAAACAGATAATTCAGCGGCACTTGCTTGTTATGTTTCAGAAGCAATCCACATGACCCAGTTATTCTAAAGACCTTCAGTATCCGTTGTTGACTGTCTTGTCCGGAGATCTTTCCTAAATGGTGGTTGTAATAGACCGAGACCGTGGCTAAGGATTCTTTGCTGAACCCTCGGCCACCGACCTGCAGGTGACAGAATCAGCACCTCAAGTTACACAGACCTAGGCTGCTCAAAGACAAGGCTTGGCTGAGCGCTATGAAGATCTATCAAAGACGAAAGCTGCACCTAAACATATATAAAACCAACTAGGCTTGGACAGACCAACTTAACGGTTACTGGGATAGTCTTAGCGCATAGTGATGTTGCTTATTGATCCTTTGCGCACAGAGGTTCGTCTCAAAAAGCTGGGGAAACATATCTCCAGATTTCCTTAAACCAGCATTGTTATTATGCCGGCGAACACCGAAGCGGTCTGAATAGAGACTAGATCAGCCCCCATCTGGAAAATCAGAACTGGAAGGTCGTGATACTATCAATAGCACGAAAGAACAGCGCTAACCATGCACGCGTGGTCACCTGTTGTCTGATTTAGAGTTTCGGGACATTTTAGACATCTCCGGCGAATTACTCATTGAAACACTACGTAGCTTCTTCCGCTGTTTCTCATGACTCGCGATAACTCTCTTGTGTGTCTGATCGATTACCGAAAGAGGTGGCTCTCCACTAAACCGCCAGTGTGGACTCACGATGTGAGAGCTCAGACGGCGGCGATATGACTATTTCCAGCTGAAAGCTTGGCCTCGCGCTCTAATTTGGCGGGGCAAAGCGCGATCCTGGTCTCCGGAAGACCTGAGCATCGTCACATCTCAATATGAAAACTGATCCAAAGCTATAAGGACTAGAACTAGAACGATTATGAATCAACGACACACGATAGGCTCAAGAACGAATTCGAAGACACTAGGCATAAGAACATGCTGGTGATAATAGTTGCATTAATCTCGGCTTTATGAAATCCACTTTCACTTTTGTATCTCTGAGTTGTGTTATCAGCAAAGAGTCCATGTAACTCGTCGGACAACGAGTGAGGTGATGCTAACAGCATAGGATCCCTTAAACGGATTGAACTTGCATCTTCACTTTTGATCAAGGAGGCCGCGGGAAAGGGAGTCACCATGATCTATCTCGACGAAGCCATGAATAGATTTCTTTGACGGTTTGGGCAAAAGAGCCACGGGAGAATGATATCAAAGTTCGAGTGTTGTTGAGTAAAACTTTCAACATAACTTGGCAAAGTAACCGGACTAGAGGCGTAAAGTTGTTACATCCGTCTATTGTCTCTGAGGGGACTTGTAGATGAACATATCTCACGTCTAAGTGTCGTGAATACACTTGTGGCTTCATTGTGTATGGGAAAGGATAAAtgaatataattattactacGAATATAGCGATCTCTATCAACTTTATTTCTATCAGGTCTaagaagcaagaaaacaGGCAGCAACGACGTGTCTTGAAATGTCTAAACTGTGATTACCTCCGTAGCAACCCCCAAGTTACTCAACTCGACTACTTTTCACTCCTCTCATCATCGTACACTAAAAGCCTAATCTATCAAACAGAGCGAGTATAACTCAGAGATCGACGATGACCGTGGCTATGAGCGGCTGATGCGTGGCTGTTGTGCGTTCTGGCCCTCCAcatctcctcagcctcgTTCATGGCGTCATCTTCAGTCACAGTGACGTGAAGAGACCGCATTTTTTGGAGAACATTGGCAGCCTCTGCGGCGTACTCGCACTTCATCCGGATCTGGCGTCCGTACTTGtagaagaggaagggaaAGGGGACACAGGCTAGGGCGAGGAAAGCTGGGATGGAACTAGCCCACTGAACTCCGAGGCCATCGTACATTTGTCTTGTGAACAGAGGAAAGGCGGCACCAAAGAGTGATCGAAGTGCAGAGTTTgcagccatgatggatgCGGCAAAGATGACGTCTGTGCTTGGTCAGCGAGGCTCAGATGGTGCGTGGGGAAGAACTTACAGGAGTCAATGAGATAGTTCAAGAGCGCCATGAAGACAAGGACGAGACCCCAGGCAAAGAACACGGTACCGATGATAGGGACGATCCAGTGAACACTGGGAAACGTTGTCCAAGCGAACCAAAAGAGACCGATGGGAATGAGAAGGGAACCCATGATTGCTGGTGGCAGTCTGTCTTCAGGCTCCATCGGGGCACCTCTTTTCCGAGCAGCGCGAGCGTAGCGCTTATCTTCAAAGGCAAAGCTAATAATGCAGAGAACAACACCAATAACAATACCAGTGAAGGCAAGTCCACCAATACCTTGGCTCCAGCCTCGCCCTTTCTGAAAGACGATGGGAAACGCAGCGAAGCACATGTACATGGTGCCGTAGATGATGGAGATATAGATGGaggtgatgaagacgatAGGCTCTTTGAACAGCAGCAACCAGGGTCTGGTGAGAGCGTTCTTGAGCTGATGAGCAGCCGAGCTTGGTGGCTTGTCTGCATCTAGAGTGGAGATGTACACTTTGCCCGTGAGCTTGGACATGTGCTGGGCGCGCTTGCGCAGAATGTACGGCGCGTATGTCTCTGGGATGAAGACGGTGCAGGCAATCCAGGTGACGCCAGTGAAGGCAGCCATGAGCCCATGAAGCCAACGCCAACCTGCGGCCTCGCCAAGGAAGCCTCCTGCAATAGGACCTAGGCTCTGTTAGTTGTTTGTCGGCTCAAGACAAGAGATGTGGACGCACCGATGGCGGGTCCCAGGAAAGGGGCTCCCGAGAACATGCACATAGCCAAGCCTCGCTCCGACTTGTCAAACATGTCCGCAATGAGCGCTGGCGCATTTGAAAGAGGCGCAGAGCCAATAGATCCAGTCAAGAAACGCAGAACCAGCAAAGAAGCGATGGATCCTGCTCCGGCAGCCCCAGCGCTGAATGCTGTTGCAACCATGAATGTGAAGAAAAAGACCTTCTTCCGCCCGTAAAGCTCCGACAATGGCGCCCAGATCAAAGGCCCGAACGTGAAACCCAGGACGTAGAGGGAGATTCCAAGCGTAGCGACTTCTTGGGAGATGCCAAACGCGCGAATGACTTGCTTGATACCGCCCGAATACGCTGAACTGGCAAATGTAGTTGCGAGACATGCCAGAGACTGGAGAAGGACAAATGCCCACTTCTTCCATCGGGGAAGTAGCTGAGCATTTTGGGTATCATCGGGGAGGAAGTTGATGCGATACGGAGCCTGTGTTGTACCCTCTCCTGGGTAATTCTGATCGATGAAGGACTGGCTAATATGGTGCGCTTGACTGTAGATTCGAGAAAGTCGAGGTGGCACTGTATGCTGATTCTCCTGTGTCTTTGGCTCGACGCTGGGTTCGTTCGCATTGTTCTCATTGCCGATAGTGTCGTTGGCAATAGTCTCGGAGGACAGCGAGGGAGAACTGGGTTGAGGATCGATAGCCATTGTGAATGGGATTCGTTTGTGATGTTTCTGACACAATCTCACAGACGTACGATCATGGCATCGTGAC from Fusarium oxysporum Fo47 chromosome III, complete sequence harbors:
- a CDS encoding major facilitator superfamily domain-containing protein: MAIDPQPSSPSLSSETIANDTIGNENNANEPSVEPKTQENQHTVPPRLSRIYSQAHHISQSFIDQNYPGEGTTQAPYRINFLPDDTQNAQLLPRWKKWAFVLLQSLACLATTFASSAYSGGIKQVIRAFGISQEVATLGISLYVLGFTFGPLIWAPLSELYGRKKVFFFTFMVATAFSAGAAGAGSIASLLVLRFLTGSIGSAPLSNAPALIADMFDKSERGLAMCMFSGAPFLGPAIGPIAGGFLGEAAGWRWLHGLMAAFTGVTWIACTVFIPETYAPYILRKRAQHMSKLTGKVYISTLDADKPPSSAAHQLKNALTRPWLLLFKEPIVFITSIYISIIYGTMYMCFAAFPIVFQKGRGWSQGIGGLAFTGIVIGVVLCIISFAFEDKRYARAARKRGAPMEPEDRLPPAIMGSLLIPIGLFWFAWTTFPSVHWIVPIIGTVFFAWGLVLVFMALLNYLIDSYVIFAASIMAANSALRSLFGAAFPLFTRQMYDGLGVQWASSIPAFLALACVPFPFLFYKYGRQIRMKCEYAAEAANVLQKMRSLHVTVTEDDAMNEAEEMWRARTHNSHASAAHSHGHRRSLSYTRSV